Below is a genomic region from Acidobacteriota bacterium.
GGACCGTCATCCAACAGCTTCGACAGCGGCCAGGTCCGGCCTTCGTCGTAGCTGGCCCGAACCGTGAGCCGCTGTCTTTGTCCCTTGGTCGGATTGGAGGGATCGGGACCCGCCGGATTGGAGAAGAGGAAGATGTCCTTCCCCCCGTTCTTCCCGGTGGGGTAGCGGGTCAGCCCGGCGTGACAGATGACAGTGGTGAGATCGTTGGGCTGCGTCTCCTGCGGCTCGAAACTCTCGCCTCCGTCCCGGCTCCAGGCGTGCCACCGCCATTCATTGTGATAGGGCCGGTTCTTGCGGAAATTGGCGTAAACGCCCCCGTCCGCCGTCTCCACCACGGTGACCTCGTCCGAACCCACCGGCAGGACGCCCCCCACGCGCCAGCTCGATCCATGGTCGTCGCTGTAGAGGACGCCTCCCCGGACTCCTGGGATCTGTCCCTCTTCTCCCTCCTTGTAGAGGAATCCAGGGATCACCAGCCGGCCCTTGTGCGGACCCCGGGTCAGTTGGATGCCGTGGACCGAGTTGTTGGTCCAACCGTCCCAACCGTCCGCGCTGGTCCGAGCCTTGTGGGGAGTGGGCTCAGACCAGGTCTGGCCCTGGTCGGTGCTCTTGGCCAGCCAGAAGCGCCCATCGGTCCTGGCGTAGGTGGGGAAATACCGCAAGTCGTGAGGAGCCGTCGTCGGAAGCTTCCAGAAGGCGGAGAAGATCGTCCCGCTGAACCGGTCCTCGAACAGCGGACCGACGAGGCAGAAGGTCCCCCGCTCCCGAAAGAGGACTCGCTGCTTCCCCCAAGTCCGCCCCCCGTCCGTGCTCCGCTGCACCAGGACGTCGGTGTCGTGGCCGAAGTCGAGCATGTTGTCCCACCGCCGTTGGCAAATGGCGACCACGAAGCCTCGGCTCGTCGCCAACAGTCCGGGAAGCCGGACTCCGAAACCCTTGCCCGGATAGAAGACGGTCGTCTTCTCGAAAAACGGTTGGCCCGATCCGGCCGGCAGCGTTCCCGGGAACAGGCGCCGGACCTTTCCCGCCGCAACCATCGCCCCCACTCCCAACGGTCTCAAGAAATCACGCCGATGCATCATGGTTTTCCGGCCTCGACTTGACGTTGCGGGCCAAGTCTACACGGAAGATGAGCGGCGAGAAACGACTCCTCACTTCCCTTCCGAAGTGGTAGTATCTCGCGAACCGATGCGGACGCCCGAGAGGACGGGGAGCAGGATGATCATCAGAGCAACAGTCTCCGTGATCGCAGTCATGATCGTCTTCGGTTGCGGAACCGGCGACGTGGTCCAGGACGCATCCCCCGATGAGGCTGTCGATCCGGGGCGAATCGACGGCGCGCGAATCTACGACTACGATCCGTCCACTGAGCTTGGCGATGACATCTTCGGGGACATCATTGCCGATCTCGAGAACGACGCTCCCGGACGCTGCACCCACGGCGGGCCCGTCTGCATGGAGTATGCCGACGGCCGGATCGTGGCCTTCCATACCAACACCACCGACCACAACGTGGACGGTTGGACCGAATACGCCGAGAGCTCCGACGGCGGCCGGACCTGGAAGAGGTACAACAAGTTCCAATACTCCTACGACCAGTACGACGCGGAGCGGAAGCGATCCGTCTGGGTCGAGGAGGGTCTGGTCACCGAAAAGGGAAGCGCAGTCCTGTTCCTGACCCATTTCAGGTTCGGCGAGGGCAAAAGGGACAGCGGATTCATGAGGAGCCTGGATCACGGCGCCACCTGGAGCGACTACCAGCCCATCGATGGCGACTTCGTCGGGTATCCCTGTGCCGTGGCGGTGTCCGGCGAAACCAACTACGTCCTGTATGACAGCAAAGACGGCGGTCCCCACGTCCTCTACTCGAGCAGCGACGACGGACTGAGCTGGACCCGGAGGAGCACGCTGCCGCTCGACGACGACAAGTGGTACGGGACCATGGTCGTTATGGCGGACGGGCGCCTGTTGGCCGGCGCCTACACGGAAAAGGACGAGCACCACTTCTACTACTGCATCAGCCAGGATCAGGGGCATACCTGGGGCGAGCAGCGGAAGACCTACGTGGACAAGATGATCCGCGATCCGGAGCTGGCCTATCTGGGGGGAAAATACTACCTGCACGGACGGTCGGGCCAGGAGGGGGAAGGCAGCCGCCGTTTCGTCCTCTACCAGTCCGACGACGGCATCGACTGGGGCGGCGGGATCATCGTCAGCGGAGATACCCGGCACCCCGACGGCTACAGCCACAATTGCATCATCAACCGGTACAACGACCAGGAGCCGCTCAAATTGATGGTGGAATACAGCATCATCTACGACGGACGGGACACCAACGAATACGTCTTCTTCATCGAGCCCGACCCGCGCTGAGCCATCTTTTTGCCGGCCGGATCGGACTCCCGGGTTCATCTTGCGCGTCGCCTTCTACTATCACCAGCAGAAACGCCTTCCCGCCAACCACGAGGGGAACAACCCCTACGGGGCGCTCCTGGCGGAAGCCCTGGAGCGGCGCGGCGTGGAGATGGTCTTCGAGACGGACTACAGTCTTGAGTACCTCCGCAGGAACCAGGGCAGGATCCAGGTCCTGCACCTCCACTGGCCCCACCACGACTACTACAACGACGATGCGCGAATCATGCAGCGGCAGATGGAGGAAATGGCCGCCTCCCTGGAGCTGGCCCGGGAACTGGGTTACAAGGTGGTCTGGACCGCCCATAACATCTACCCGCACAACCGGACCCACCAATACATCGATCACGAGTTCCGGCTCCACATGTGCCGGCTCTGCACCGCCATCATCGCCCATTGCGCGGCGTCCGCCGAGGGCGTGCGGGCAACTTTCGGACGTTCCCACGACATCTTCCTGGCGCCCCACGGTCATTTCATCGGGGTCTACCCGGACATCGCCACCCAGAGGGAGGCCCGCCGGGATTTGGGCATTCCGGCCAGGGACTTCGCGTATGGCTTCATCGGGGGAGTCCTGCCCTACAAGGGTCTGGAGACTCTGATCGAGACCTTCCGCAGGGTGCCGGGAGAGGATTCCTGGCTCCTGCTGGCCGGCGGGGGACGCTACAGGCCCTACCTGGACAAGATTCGAAAGCTGGCGGCCGGACACCCGCGGATCCTGGACAAGATTGTCGAGCCGCGGGTACCGACGCCGGACATGATCCGGGTGCTGCGCGCCACCAACGCCGTCGTGCTGCCGTTTTTGGCCACCATGTCGTCGGGGACCGTCACCCTGGCCCTTTCCGAGTCCCGCCCCGTGATCGCGCCGAACATGGGCTGCCTGCCGGAGGTCATCCTTCCGGGAGGCGGTCTGCTCTACGACCCGGCCCGGCCGGGCGCGCTCCTGGATGCCATGCAGGGAATCCGCGGCTGGGACCTGGAAGAGGCATACCGGACCGCACTGGCGAGCATCCAACGTTACGACTGGGACCGAATCGCCGAGATCACCCTGGAGGCCTATCGAAGATGACTCTTCTGACACCGGAATGGAGCCGGGACCTGCGCCGGCGCGCCTCGGACCCCTCCTTCTCCGCCGCCCGAGAGGCACTGGACCAACGACTCACCGATTACCACCGGTTCCTGCCCCAGGTCCCCACGCACCAGGCCGGCTACTACCACGAATTTTTCTGTCCCGAGTGCGCCGCCCAATTCGTTTACGACCCACGGGAGCCGCACCGTCACCTCTGTCCCGTGTGTGGCGCCGTCTACAGCGGCGAGCCGTACGACAGCGCCTGGCGGTGGTCGGTGAACGACATGCTCAGCGACGCCGCCCTGAAGCTCGCCTTCCGGAGCCATCTCACCGGCGGACAAGGCGAACAGGCCCAAGCCGACCGCGAACTGTCCAGCCGGATCCTGTTCACCTACGCCGAGCGCTACCGGCACATGGAGCCTCCTCCCCTGGATCACCCCAACCATCCCGGGATCGTCGCCTGGTCGGGACTGGACGAGTCGGTCTGGCTGATTCGCATGTGCTGGGCCTTCGCCCTTCTGGAGGAGGCGCTTCCGGAAGGGTCGGCCGGACAATTGTCCCAACAGATGTTTCGGCCCGGCGCCGAGCACATCCAGCGAGTTCGATGGCCCGAGATCCACAACGCCACGAATTGGAACAATGCGGCGCTGGCCACTCTGGCGCTGGTGCTGGAGGACGAGGACCTGCTCGAGGTGGCGCTGGGCGGCGACCTGGGCCTGGAGCCTCAATTGACCCAGGGAGTCTCCCAGGACGGCATCTGGTGGGAGGGCTCACTGAGCTATCACTACTACATGCTGGACGCCGTGGTCTGGACCCTCCGGGTCCTGCGTGCTTCGGGCCGTTCCTTCGACGACGGCGGAATCCTCAAGCGGATGTTCCTGGCGCCGATCCTCATCTCCTTCCCGGACCTGAAGCTTCCGGCCGTGAACGACTGCTGGTATTTCATCGGCCTGCAGCAACGGGTCGGCCACGGGATCCCGGAAGCGGACGGCTTCTACGAAACCGCCTACGGCTGGTTGCGGGACCCGGTTTTCGCCTGGGTCCTGCAGCAGAACTATGAGGACACCCCCCGAACCTGCTTCGAGGCGCTCCTGGACGGCGCCCGGGAGATCCCATCCGGAAGGGAACCGGAATGGAAGAGCCTGCACATGGAGGATCTGGGGTTCGCCGTGCTGCGCGGCGGGGACCGCAAGAACGGAAGCCATCTGATTTTCAAGGCGGGTCCGGACGGAGGGGTTCACGGACACCATGACCAGCTCAGGATTCAGCTCTTCGCCCACGGGGCCCCCTGGTTGCCGGATCTGGGAACCCCCGGATACGGCATCGAGCTCAACGACACCTGGTACCAGCAGACGGCCAGCCACGCCACGGGACTGGTGGACGGCTTGTCCCAGCCGCTGGCTGAGGGAAAGATCCACTACTACTACACCGACGAACACTATTCGGTCTGCGACGCCTCCGTCTCTTGGGACGAGGGGGCCTACGCCGGGGTCGAGATGCGGAGAATCCTGCTCTGGCGGGACCACTACTTCGTGGACCTGCTCCAGGTGCAGTGTCCCACGGTTCGAGACCTGGACTGGGCCTGTCAGGTGCGCGGGGAACGGATCAGTGAACCATTGGACCTGTCTCCGGCCTCTCCATTGACCGGCGACGGCGGTTACGCCCACGTCCGGCTGGAGGGCCAGGTCCCGGAAGCGGACAACTGGAAGCTTAGCTGGCGGCATCAGGGTGGACTGCTGGATCTGTTTCCACTGGAGCCTTCCGGCCCGATGTTTCTGGGTTCGGCCCCGTCCAACCCGGCATCCGAGACGCTCTCCACCTGCATCCGGCGCCGCAGGGCCGCCGAAGCCACCTTCGTTGCGGTCTTCGCTTCCTGCGGGGCGAACAGGAAGCCAAAGGTCGAAATCGCCGCCAGCTCGCTCGAAAACGACGGGTCCCGGCTGATCGTCGTGGGGATGGATCGGGGACGTGACCTGTGGACTTTGCGGACCGAGCCGGGAGACGTGCGGTTGGCGAGACTCTAGCAGCCCGGGCCGCTCCCGCCATGCTAGACTGAGCCACAATCACGGGAACGGCCTGCACCATGAAACGAAGAACATTCCTCAAGAAAACTGCTGGTGGAACCCTGGTTTCTTCCCTGGCCTTCTCCGCGGCGACCCGGATCGGGGCCGCCGGAGAGGGTATCCCGGTGGGCGTCATCACGCAGGAGAGAGGGCCTCACCTGGGTATCTACCTGAAAGCCCTGGCCCAGGCCCAGGGCGTCGCCTCCGTCGCCCTGTCGGACGAGAGCGGAACCACCTTCGACCGGGCCGGTGAAGTCCTGGGCGACAAGCTGACGACGTTCCGGGACCACGGCGAGATGCTGCGGGAGGCGAAGCCGCGCGCGGTCCTCGTCAGTCTGGCCGCCCACTTGTCGCCCCCGCCGATCCGCGAGTCCCTGGAGGCGGGCGCTCACGTCCTGGCCGAAAAACCGGCCTGCGTCCGGGCCGAGGACTTCGAGCCACTGGTCCGGCTCGCCGATTCCAGGAAGCTGAACCTGATGCTGGCATTGGGGTCGAGGCTTCACCCGGCGGTTCTCAAGGCCCGCGAGCTGATCCAGTCCGGTTTTCTGGGCGATCCCTTCGGCGCCCACCTAGTCTTCGTCGCCGACCAGACCCGCCTGACCCGGCCCCGATACCAGGAGTCCTGGCTGGCGTTCAAGGACAAGGCCGGAGGCGGCCAGCTCATCTGGCTGGGGATCCACTATCTGGACCTGGTCCAATACCTCACCGGCGACCGCATCGAGCAGGTCTCCGCCGTCACCCGGAACGTGGGCGGCCAACCGGTGGAAATCGAGGATTCGGTGGCCCTGGCCCTCCGGTTCAAGGGGGGGATGGTGGGAACCTACCATGGCGGCTACTACCTGGACCGGGGATATCACCTGGGCGTCAAGCTCTGGGGCTCCAAGGGTTGGCTCCGGATGAACCTCCTGAAGGGTCCCATGCATTGGTATTCGACCCACCCGGACGCGCCTCGGAAAATCCAGGTTCACGACTTCGAGACCGGGCCGAGCAGCTACTACCCCCTGGTCCAATCTCTGGTGGACCTGGGACGCGGCATGGGGAATCCGCCGCTCACGGGAGAGGATTCTCTCCACGTCCTGAAAGTCGTCTTCAGCGCCTACAAGGCAGCGGAAACCGGCGTCAGCCAGCCGGTCTGAACCGTTCCGCCGGGGATTATGGGGACCGTAGGGGCCCCCTCATTGCGGGTCGCCGTCTGAGCAGCGTCCGCAGGGAGAACGATCATGGCAGAAGTGAAGCGTCGACAATTCCTCAAGTCCTCCACCTGGGCGGGAGCCTCCCTGATCGGAACCGCCAAGGCCTGGGCCGGCGCCAACAACCGTATCCGGGTGGCGTTGATCGGGGCCGGCGGCCGCGGCCGTCGCCTGGTGGAAGAGATCCTGGAAAACGAGGGCGTGGATCTGGCCGTGGTCTGCGACGTGGACGAACGGCGGGCCCTGGAGAAGGCGGAACAGGCTCAGAAAATCAGCGGTAGGAGGCCCCGGATCGAGAAGGACCTGAGACGGATCATGGACGATACGTCCATCGACGCCGTCACCATCGCCACCTGCAACCACTGGCACGCCCTGGCCGGAATCTGGGCATGCCAGGCCGGCAAGCACGTCTACGTGGAAAAGCCCATCGCCCACAACGTCTGGGAAGGCCGCAAGCTGGTGGAGGCCGCCCGCAAATACGACCGCATCGTCCAGGGCGGAACCAACCGCCGCTCCAGCGGCTCCTTCCGCCGGGTGGCCCAACTGGTCCGGGACGGGCTGATCGGCCGGGTCTACTGGGCGCGCTGCGAGTTCCCCCGTCCCAGGGATCCGTTGGGCTTCAAGCCTGCGGAACCGCCTCCCTCCTGGCTGGATTGGAACCTCTGGCTGGGACCGGCGCCGGACCAGGCCTTCCACCGGAATCTGGTGCACTACAACTGGCACTGGTTCTGGGACTTCGGCAACGGCGAGATGGGCAACAACGGGATCCACATCATCGACGTCTGCCGCTGGATCATGGGCCAGGAGGTTCCGGTCCGGGCCCATTCGGGAGGTGGCCGTTTCGGAGCGGAGGACCAGGCCGAAACCCCCAACACGCATCGGGCCACCTTCGAGTTCCAGGACGGTTCCCTGCTCACCTGCGACCTGCGGAATCTCTACTCGGACCATGGCCGCGTCGTGCCCCGGCGCGCCATCTATCCCGAGCCCAGGTTGCAATGGATGGCCGAATTCACCTGGGACCTCTACGGCACCGACGGCTACATCCACATGAAACACAGGATCCAGAAGCGGGGCGCCGGGTGCGACTACCAGGTCTTTCTGGGACGGAACAAGAAGGCGGAGCCGAACCCGCCGGATCTGGAGGGGTGGGGACACTACCAGAACTTCGTCAACGCCCTGCGGGCCGGAGACGGAAACGTCCTGACGGCGGACATCGAGGTGACTCACCGGTCGGGCATCTTCTGCGAGCTGGCCAACATCTCCCACCGGGTGGGCCGGGAAGTCCGGTTCGATCCGGTCACCGAGACCATCCCGGGAGACGAGGAGGCGAGCCGGCTGTTGCGGCGCGAGTACCGGAAGCCGTTCGAGGTTCCCGAGAAGGTCTAGGAGGGGGGACTGTTAGTCCCCCATTTTTCCTTTTTCCGTGCGAGTCGGCGGTGGATAAGCGTAAAGGGGGGACTGCCGTCCCCCCTACCCCCCCTGGCCGGCGGTTAGAAACCGCCGCTCCAAGTCGCCGCTCCTCGGAGCGCCTGGTCTGGAATGTCCATTCCCACCCGGCGGCTCCAAGCATCGATCAATTGGCGATAGACGGGTCCCGGCCGGCCCTCGCCCAGCACATTGCCGTTGTAGCGGGTCACCGGGAGCATGCAATAGGAGGTGCTGCAGAAGAAGGCCTCCTCCGCGGTGGTCACATGGTAGGGCTGGAAGTCCTCCTCCACCGCGGGAATCCCTTCCTCCCGGGCCAGTTCCAGCACCGTGGCCCGGCTGACTCCCTCCAGGCAGTTCCGGGTCGGCGGCGTCCTCAGGCACCCGTCACGGTAGATGAAGAAGTTGGCCCCCTTGTTCTCGGTCACGTTGCCGTCGATGTCCAGAAGGAGAGAGAAACCCTCCGGGTCCACCTCCTTGACCTCGAATTCAGCCAGGGTGAAGAAGATCCGGTTCCGGTGCTTGAGCTTGGCGTCCAGCGACTGGGGCGGGATATGCCGGGTCGAGGGGGTCACGGCGTGCGCCCCTTTCTCGTAGAGGTGAGCGTAATCGGCGAAGCCCAGCGGCAGTGTGGCGATGAGCAACCCGGGACGGTCGAACTCGAAACGTCCGATGGTGCTGCGCATCCGCCCGCCGGTGGCGGTCTGGGTGACCCAGACGTCACCGTCCGGGTCCAGAACGGGAAGATTCGCCTCCAGCACCTCCAGTGCGATCTCTTCCATCCGCTCGGGAGTCATGCCGGGATTGATCCGGGCCACCGACATGGAGCGGTAGAACCTGCCGATGTGCTCCTTCAGCTTGAAGGGGCGGTACCCGAAGGTCCGCGCCGAGTCGGTCACGTTGTGGCCGAAGCTGAGGCCGGAGTCGGTGTGATGTATCCGGACCTCGGAATCCGGAACCAGCCGGCCGTTGAACCAGGTCAGCAGTTCCCTGTCCATAAGAATGTTCCTTTCCAAGGTGTTGCGGACAACGCCGCCTACTCGCTCCGGTAGCTGATCTCCACCTCCTCCAATACTGGGGAGTTGACGCCACCGGGTGAAAGCAGCGTCGCCTTGTATTGGACCCAGCGGTGATTGTCCCCCAGTCCGTTCAGACGGCTGCCCGATCGAGTGTAGTGGCTTTCCAGCCCGTCGGGACCGGACCACTCGGTGGAATCCAGCCCCTCCCGCGTCTCCGAACCCCGGACCTGGAAAACAACCGAGGTCTCATGCGGCGTCCTCGCTGTCCAGCTCAGGCTCTCGACCTGGCCGTTTTCAGGCAGACGGAACGGCGACGAGAGGTAATCGTAGCGGGGAGCGCGGTCGTAGACGTTTCCCACGTCGTGATGAATCGCCCAGTGCACGCCGCGGGTCGGAACCGGGAGCCGCCTCCCGGTGGAAAATCCCGCCTCCGAGCCCCAATAGAGGAAGGAGTCGGTGCGATGATTTCCTCCCTTGGTGTGGCAGACGAAGAAGATGTCGTCGTGCCCGTCCCGGTTGTAGTCGGCCACCATCACTCCGGAGGCGGAATCGGTGGGTAAAAGGACCGGTTTCGGATCGAATCCCGACTCGGCGCCCCAGAAGACATAGGACGGGTGGTGCCGATTGACGCCGGCATGGTAGCTGGAAACCACCAGGTCCAGGCGGCCGTCCCGGTTCAGATCGGCGATGGAGGCATCCTCGCTCCCGACCGTGTCCAGGAGCAGCATGCGATTCTCCGAGAATCCCGCTTCCCCTCCCCAGTAAACGGCGGTGCCGGCGGCGAAAGGGGCCGCTTGGGGCTCCGCGTCGATGGCGCGCTCGCCTTCATCGGTCCGGAGCTTTTCCAGGTCGTACAGATTGCAGATCACGATATCCAGGTACCCGTCCCCGTCGAGGTCCCCGATCTCGGCTCCGACGGCCATCTTGGAGGGAAGATACTGGACGTTGCGGTTGTCGAATCCGCCGGGTCCGTTCCAGAAGATGGCCACGCGGTCGCTGGTCCCGGTAAACAACAGGTCCAGATAGCCGTTCCGGTCCAGGTCCGCCGCCTTGTGGAGCCGCACGTCGGGAAACTTGAGGATGAAGCGGTTGTCCATCCGGTAGCCTGCAGGACCGCCCCAGAAGAGGCTCATCTCGTCCCGGCCGTGGGTCCACTCGCTGAGACTCAGGTCCAGGTAGCCGTCCCGGTTGAAGTCCGCCACCACCACGCTGAAGCCCCTCCGTGTGGGGAGATGGGTGGCGCCGGTCCGGGAGAGTCCTTCGGGCGTCCCCCACAAGATGTCGATCTGGCCCGCCAGCACCAGGTCGGTCCAGCCGTCCCGGTCGAGGTCGGCGATGTTGGCCGCGCTCAGGCCGGAGTAAGGCAAGGTCCAGCGGTCTTCAGGAGAATAGTCCCCTTCGGGCCGTCCCCAGTAGATATAGGCATTGGGAGCGTTGTTGGACGCATAGCCGTCCTTGCTCTGAGCAAACGCCAGATCGCCCTTGCCGTCGCCGTCCAGGTCGCCGCTTGCCACCGACAACGCGCCTCGAGTCGGCAAATCCAGCCGGCGGGAGGGATCGAATCCTCCGGGCCCGTTCCAGTAGACGGTGGAGGAAACGTCGTAGCTCTCGTCGCTCTTCTCGTTGGCGAAGACCAGGTCCGGATAGCCGTCCGCGTTGAGATCCGCAGCCGTGCTGGCGCCGGCGGCCAGCGTGGGCAGGGCCGTTCTGAGATCCGGCCGAAATCCGTCTGCCGACCCCCAGTAGATGAAGGACGCATGGCCCGCCTGGTTGGAGAGGATCAGATCGGGATGCCCATCCCGGTCGAGATCGGCGGCTTCGATGCCCCGGGCCCGCCAGCCGGGCAATTCGGTCCGCCGCTCCGGATCGAAACCCCCGGAAGCCCCCCAGTAGACGTAACTGGGAATCGGGGTGACGGCGATCCCGCCGGCATCTGCGTCGAAGCCGGGCGCCGTCTCGTTGGCCACCGCCAGGTCGGGCCAGCCGTCGCCGTTCAAGTCGGCGGCGATCAAAGCCACGCTTCCCAACCCTTCCAGCCAAAGGGAGGCATCCGCCGAGTAGCCGGATTCGGATCCCCAGTAGACCAGCACTCCGCCCGGTTCGCCCTTGTAGTCCTGAACCGCGAAGACCAGATCGGGCGCCCGGTCCCGGTTCAGATCGGCAATGGCCACGTCGCGGGCGAAGCGGGTGGGCAACTGCGTGGTTCGGCGGGGAGAATAGCCGTCCCCCGAGCCCCAGTAGATGTCTGAAACCGG
It encodes:
- a CDS encoding Gfo/Idh/MocA family oxidoreductase codes for the protein MAEVKRRQFLKSSTWAGASLIGTAKAWAGANNRIRVALIGAGGRGRRLVEEILENEGVDLAVVCDVDERRALEKAEQAQKISGRRPRIEKDLRRIMDDTSIDAVTIATCNHWHALAGIWACQAGKHVYVEKPIAHNVWEGRKLVEAARKYDRIVQGGTNRRSSGSFRRVAQLVRDGLIGRVYWARCEFPRPRDPLGFKPAEPPPSWLDWNLWLGPAPDQAFHRNLVHYNWHWFWDFGNGEMGNNGIHIIDVCRWIMGQEVPVRAHSGGGRFGAEDQAETPNTHRATFEFQDGSLLTCDLRNLYSDHGRVVPRRAIYPEPRLQWMAEFTWDLYGTDGYIHMKHRIQKRGAGCDYQVFLGRNKKAEPNPPDLEGWGHYQNFVNALRAGDGNVLTADIEVTHRSGIFCELANISHRVGREVRFDPVTETIPGDEEASRLLRREYRKPFEVPEKV
- a CDS encoding heparinase II/III family protein, with the protein product MTLLTPEWSRDLRRRASDPSFSAAREALDQRLTDYHRFLPQVPTHQAGYYHEFFCPECAAQFVYDPREPHRHLCPVCGAVYSGEPYDSAWRWSVNDMLSDAALKLAFRSHLTGGQGEQAQADRELSSRILFTYAERYRHMEPPPLDHPNHPGIVAWSGLDESVWLIRMCWAFALLEEALPEGSAGQLSQQMFRPGAEHIQRVRWPEIHNATNWNNAALATLALVLEDEDLLEVALGGDLGLEPQLTQGVSQDGIWWEGSLSYHYYMLDAVVWTLRVLRASGRSFDDGGILKRMFLAPILISFPDLKLPAVNDCWYFIGLQQRVGHGIPEADGFYETAYGWLRDPVFAWVLQQNYEDTPRTCFEALLDGAREIPSGREPEWKSLHMEDLGFAVLRGGDRKNGSHLIFKAGPDGGVHGHHDQLRIQLFAHGAPWLPDLGTPGYGIELNDTWYQQTASHATGLVDGLSQPLAEGKIHYYYTDEHYSVCDASVSWDEGAYAGVEMRRILLWRDHYFVDLLQVQCPTVRDLDWACQVRGERISEPLDLSPASPLTGDGGYAHVRLEGQVPEADNWKLSWRHQGGLLDLFPLEPSGPMFLGSAPSNPASETLSTCIRRRRAAEATFVAVFASCGANRKPKVEIAASSLENDGSRLIVVGMDRGRDLWTLRTEPGDVRLARL
- a CDS encoding aminotransferase class IV, which codes for MDRELLTWFNGRLVPDSEVRIHHTDSGLSFGHNVTDSARTFGYRPFKLKEHIGRFYRSMSVARINPGMTPERMEEIALEVLEANLPVLDPDGDVWVTQTATGGRMRSTIGRFEFDRPGLLIATLPLGFADYAHLYEKGAHAVTPSTRHIPPQSLDAKLKHRNRIFFTLAEFEVKEVDPEGFSLLLDIDGNVTENKGANFFIYRDGCLRTPPTRNCLEGVSRATVLELAREEGIPAVEEDFQPYHVTTAEEAFFCSTSYCMLPVTRYNGNVLGEGRPGPVYRQLIDAWSRRVGMDIPDQALRGAATWSGGF
- a CDS encoding sialidase family protein → MIIRATVSVIAVMIVFGCGTGDVVQDASPDEAVDPGRIDGARIYDYDPSTELGDDIFGDIIADLENDAPGRCTHGGPVCMEYADGRIVAFHTNTTDHNVDGWTEYAESSDGGRTWKRYNKFQYSYDQYDAERKRSVWVEEGLVTEKGSAVLFLTHFRFGEGKRDSGFMRSLDHGATWSDYQPIDGDFVGYPCAVAVSGETNYVLYDSKDGGPHVLYSSSDDGLSWTRRSTLPLDDDKWYGTMVVMADGRLLAGAYTEKDEHHFYYCISQDQGHTWGEQRKTYVDKMIRDPELAYLGGKYYLHGRSGQEGEGSRRFVLYQSDDGIDWGGGIIVSGDTRHPDGYSHNCIINRYNDQEPLKLMVEYSIIYDGRDTNEYVFFIEPDPR
- a CDS encoding Gfo/Idh/MocA family oxidoreductase, coding for MKRRTFLKKTAGGTLVSSLAFSAATRIGAAGEGIPVGVITQERGPHLGIYLKALAQAQGVASVALSDESGTTFDRAGEVLGDKLTTFRDHGEMLREAKPRAVLVSLAAHLSPPPIRESLEAGAHVLAEKPACVRAEDFEPLVRLADSRKLNLMLALGSRLHPAVLKARELIQSGFLGDPFGAHLVFVADQTRLTRPRYQESWLAFKDKAGGGQLIWLGIHYLDLVQYLTGDRIEQVSAVTRNVGGQPVEIEDSVALALRFKGGMVGTYHGGYYLDRGYHLGVKLWGSKGWLRMNLLKGPMHWYSTHPDAPRKIQVHDFETGPSSYYPLVQSLVDLGRGMGNPPLTGEDSLHVLKVVFSAYKAAETGVSQPV
- a CDS encoding glycosyltransferase family 4 protein, encoding MRVAFYYHQQKRLPANHEGNNPYGALLAEALERRGVEMVFETDYSLEYLRRNQGRIQVLHLHWPHHDYYNDDARIMQRQMEEMAASLELARELGYKVVWTAHNIYPHNRTHQYIDHEFRLHMCRLCTAIIAHCAASAEGVRATFGRSHDIFLAPHGHFIGVYPDIATQREARRDLGIPARDFAYGFIGGVLPYKGLETLIETFRRVPGEDSWLLLAGGGRYRPYLDKIRKLAAGHPRILDKIVEPRVPTPDMIRVLRATNAVVLPFLATMSSGTVTLALSESRPVIAPNMGCLPEVILPGGGLLYDPARPGALLDAMQGIRGWDLEEAYRTALASIQRYDWDRIAEITLEAYRR
- a CDS encoding VCBS repeat-containing protein yields the protein MSSAYPVPAIAALVGLLLACAPPAETPRIPVQEGREVWRESSFADFADGTLTDGGANTYVGADGSVRLINELDLNQDGLIDLVLPGSHDNNFDMEAWIYWGRDDLDAGSRTALPGEGGQDVAIADLNRDGHPDLVVAKGYNGTRTENRSALYWGSDSGFDAERRTDLPTVSAQAVATGDLNGDGYPEVVFASNGLSYQFTREGNDFSVVRPVSDIYWGSGDGYSPRRTTQLPTRFARDVAIADLNRDRAPDLVFAVQDYKGEPGGVLVYWGSESGYSADASLWLEGLGSVALIAADLNGDGWPDLAVANETAPGFDADAGGIAVTPIPSYVYWGASGGFDPERRTELPGWRARGIEAADLDRDGHPDLILSNQAGHASFIYWGSADGFRPDLRTALPTLAAGASTAADLNADGYPDLVFANEKSDESYDVSSTVYWNGPGGFDPSRRLDLPTRGALSVASGDLDGDGKGDLAFAQSKDGYASNNAPNAYIYWGRPEGDYSPEDRWTLPYSGLSAANIADLDRDGWTDLVLAGQIDILWGTPEGLSRTGATHLPTRRGFSVVVADFNRDGYLDLSLSEWTHGRDEMSLFWGGPAGYRMDNRFILKFPDVRLHKAADLDRNGYLDLLFTGTSDRVAIFWNGPGGFDNRNVQYLPSKMAVGAEIGDLDGDGYLDIVICNLYDLEKLRTDEGERAIDAEPQAAPFAAGTAVYWGGEAGFSENRMLLLDTVGSEDASIADLNRDGRLDLVVSSYHAGVNRHHPSYVFWGAESGFDPKPVLLPTDSASGVMVADYNRDGHDDIFFVCHTKGGNHRTDSFLYWGSEAGFSTGRRLPVPTRGVHWAIHHDVGNVYDRAPRYDYLSSPFRLPENGQVESLSWTARTPHETSVVFQVRGSETREGLDSTEWSGPDGLESHYTRSGSRLNGLGDNHRWVQYKATLLSPGGVNSPVLEEVEISYRSE
- a CDS encoding sialidase family protein, with amino-acid sequence MMHRRDFLRPLGVGAMVAAGKVRRLFPGTLPAGSGQPFFEKTTVFYPGKGFGVRLPGLLATSRGFVVAICQRRWDNMLDFGHDTDVLVQRSTDGGRTWGKQRVLFRERGTFCLVGPLFEDRFSGTIFSAFWKLPTTAPHDLRYFPTYARTDGRFWLAKSTDQGQTWSEPTPHKARTSADGWDGWTNNSVHGIQLTRGPHKGRLVIPGFLYKEGEEGQIPGVRGGVLYSDDHGSSWRVGGVLPVGSDEVTVVETADGGVYANFRKNRPYHNEWRWHAWSRDGGESFEPQETQPNDLTTVICHAGLTRYPTGKNGGKDIFLFSNPAGPDPSNPTKGQRQRLTVRASYDEGRTWPLSKLLDDGPSAYSDLAVLKDETILCLHEDSLDWPESKLAEWYGSFSSLDHRRRWCERISIARFNLEWLNSPW